A single genomic interval of Musa acuminata AAA Group cultivar baxijiao chromosome BXJ3-4, Cavendish_Baxijiao_AAA, whole genome shotgun sequence harbors:
- the LOC103980552 gene encoding uncharacterized protein LOC103980552 isoform X2, with protein MTLHRGVKTMSSFHLKQCVHKFTVFDFLKDLVSNVPDVGGSDADPDDKASKKRKAADEDNYSEEETKRSNNEACRSSSSSSGSRSRRGQGRRCRGKGRGSLVVDGVEKGGVDFNIYEDDPGSQHDDELTHSETDRDMATASEENCVTSSSVRATVGNFDLNLDFNDIEEIAPASATTAAAMATIFKVNGDLTDDYLGSSISNMDKITIDPVQFALSHRD; from the exons GAAGCAGTGCGTGCACAAGTTTACCGTGTTTGATTTCCTAAAAGATCTAGTGAGCAACGTTCCAGATGTTGGTGGTTCTGATGCAGATCCTGATGATAAAGCCAGCAAGAAAAG GAAAGCTGCAGACGAAGACAATTACAGTGAAGAGGAGACAAAGAGGAGCAACAAT GAAGCCtgtcgcagcagcagcagcagcagcggcagccgcagccgaagGGGCCAAGGGAGGAGGTGTCGTGGAAAAGGGCGTGGTTCTCTTGTCGTCGATGGAGTCGAGAAGGGCGGTGTTGACTTTAACATATACGAAGATGATCCTGGCTCTCAACATGATGACGAACTCACTCACAGTGAAACTGATCGAGATATGGCAACAGCATCTGAAGAAAATTGTGTTACCAGTAGCAGCGTGCGTGCCACTGTTGGGAACTTTGACTTGAACTTGGATTTCAACGACATTGAGGAGATAGCACCAGCCTCAGCTACAACCGCAGCAGCTATGGCAACAATCTTTAAGGTGAATGGTGATCTAACAGATGACTATCTGGGTTCGTCAATTTCCAATATGGATAAGATTACCATTGATCCTGTTCAGTTTGCATTATCACACCGAGATtag
- the LOC103980450 gene encoding agmatine hydroxycinnamoyltransferase 1: protein MITPMEVQVRSSTVLALGDPNTEPREVPLTIFDRFACDIHIAVLYAFTAPTPSNADIVEGLSETLAHFPMLAAQLGHDCGGRPCLMVGGGGGGVLVVEATVSSTLAEHMPLEPSPDLLLLHPRTEDAAHLLLVQLNRFRCGGLVVGLSAHHKVADGQSMSAFLVAWGQAVRGIPIDPLPLYDRSWLKPRVPPRCEFQHWGLDFMPITPRDDEFASHNNLVEPSRITNILLRYSSEFITGKLKAETKAKYTTFETLLAHVWRKITAARGLEGGEETMIRVTVNGRRRLKPPVSDHYFGNLVLNAYPRSTAEMLARGGLEEAAKVVHEAIARTSGDYVQSMVDLGDMYGDEELVPVYGTEGNVLSPLVDAESWLRLRFEDVDFGGGGKLCAFLPTWVALEGLVIFIPVVGEGGGVDVMVSLLREHAEVLKRISHSLH from the coding sequence ATGATAACGCCCATGGAAGTCCAAGTGCGGAGCTCCACCGTCTTAGCTCTTGGCGACCCCAACACGGAGCCCCGCGAAGTGCCCCTCACCATCTTCGACCGTTTCGCCTGCGACATCCACATCGCCGTCCTCTACGCCTTCACCGCCCCCACCCCTTCCAACGCCGACATCGTAGAGGGGCTGTCGGAGACGTTGGCGCACTTCCCCATGCTCGCAGCCCAGCTCGGCCACGACTGCGGCGGCCGCCCGTGCCTCATggtcggcggcggcggaggcggcgtgCTGGTGGTGGAAGCCACGGTGTCGTCGACCTTGGCCGAGCACATGCCGCTAGAGCCGTCGCCAGACCTCCTGCTGCTGCACCCCCGGACCGAGGACGCTGCCCACTTGCTCCTTGTCCAGCTCAACCGCTTCCGCTGCGGTGGGCTGGTGGTCGGATTGTCCGCCCATCACAAGGTGGCCGACGGCCAGTCCATGAGCGCCTTCTTGGTCGCGTGGGGGCAGGCCGTGCGTGGCATCCCCATCGATCCGCTTCCGCTATACGACCGGTCGTGGCTGAAGCCTCGCGTCCCGCCGAGATGCGAGTTCCAGCACTGGGGCCTTGACTTCATGCCCATCACGCCCCGGGACGACGAGTTCGCCTCACACAACAACTTGGTCGAACCGAGCAGAATCACCAACATCCTGCTGCGCTACTCATCGGAGTTCATCACCGGGAAGCTCAAGGCCGAGACGAAGGCGAAGTACACCACCTTCGAGACCTTGCTCGCCCACGTGTGGAGGAAGATAACGGCGGCTCGCGGGCTCGAGGGCGGGGAGGAGACGATGATACGGGTCACGGTGAACGGCAGGCGCAGGTTGAAGCCGCCAGTGTCGGACCACTACTTCGGCAACCTGGTGCTGAACGCGTACCCGAGATCGACGGCGGAGATGCTGGCGCGAGGAGGGCTGGAGGAAGCGGCCAAGGTCGTGCACGAGGCGATCGCGAGGACCAGCGGAGACTACGTGCAGTCGATGGTGGACTTGGGGGACATGTACGGGGACGAGGAGCTGGTGCCGGTGTACGGCACGGAGGGGAACGTGCTGTCGCCGTTGGTGGACGCCGAGAGCTGGCTGAGGCTGCGGTTCGAGGACGTGGACTTCGGCGGGGGAGGGAAGCTGTGCGCCTTCCTGCCGACGTGGGTGGCATTGGAGGGGCTCGTGATCTTCATCCCGGTGGTGGGGGAGGGCGGTGGCGTCGACGTGATGGTGTCGCTGCTTCGTGAGCATGCCGAGGTACTCAAGCGCATCTCCCACTCCCTGCATTGA
- the LOC135636519 gene encoding probable sugar phosphate/phosphate translocator At5g25400, translating into MGREGSGGGGGGAVSEGVLKKVLLSYAYVAIWIFLSFTVIVYNKYILDPKMYGWPFPISLTMIHMAFCSTLAILLVRVLRLVDPPSSPPMTRALYLSSVVPIGALYSLSLWFSNSAYIYLSVSFIQMLKALMPVAVYSIGILFKKESFRTSSMLNMLSISFGVAIAAYGEARFNGTGVGLQLGAVAFEATRLVLIQILLTSKGISLNPITSLYYVAPCCLAFLLVPWSVVELPILRARSASSLRPDLLIFGTNSLCAFALNLAVFLLVGKTSALTMNVAGVVKDWLLIAFSWSVIRDTVTAINLFGYAIAFLGVAYYNHVKLQALKAKEAQKKAAQADDEAGKLLDQVDGSGGDRKGDSQA; encoded by the coding sequence ATGGGTCGGgagggcagcggcggcggcggcggaggggcgGTGTCGGAGGGGGTTCTGAAGAAGGTGCTGCTGTCCTACGCCTATGTCGCGATCTGGATCTTCCTCAGCTTCACGGTGATCGTGTACAACAAGTACATCTTGGATCCCAAGATGTATGGCTGGCCCTTCCCCATCAGCCTCACCATGATCCACATGGCCTTCTGCTCCACCCTCGCCATCCTCCTCGTCCGCGTGCTCCGCCTCGTCGACCCGCCCTCGTCGCCGCCCATGACCCGCGCCCTCTACCTCTCCTCCGTCGTCCCCATCGGCGCCCTCTACTCCCTCTCCCTCTGGTTCTCCAACTCCGCCTACATCTACCTCTCCGTCTCCTTCATCCAGATGCTCAAGGCCCTCATGCCCGTCGCCGTCTATTCCATCGGCATCCTCTTCAAGAAGGAGTCTTTCCGCACCTCCTCCATGCTCAACATGCTCTCCATCTCTTTTGGCGTCGCCATCGCCGCCTACGGCGAGGCCCGCTTCAACGGCACTGGCGTCGGCCTTCAGCTCGGCGCCGTCGCCTTCGAGGCCACCCGCCTCGTCCTCATCCAGATCCTCCTCACCTCCAAGGGCATCTCCCTCAACCCCATCACCTCCCTTTACTACGTCGCCCCCTGCTGCCTCGCCTTCCTCCTCGTCCCCTGGTCCGTCGTCGAGCTCCCCATCCTCCGCGCCCGCTCCGCCTCCTCCCTCCGCCCCGACCTACTCATCTTCGGCACCAACTCCCTCTGTGCCTTCGCCCTCAACCTCGCCGTCTTCCTCCTCGTCGGCAAGACCTCCGCCCTCACCATGAACGTCGCCGGCGTCGTCAAGGACTGGCTCCTCATCGCCTTCTCCTGGTCCGTCATCCGTGACACCGTCACCGCGATCAACCTCTTCGGTTACGCCATTGCCTTCCTCGGCGTCGCCTACTACAACCACGTCAAGCTACAGGCGCTCAAGGCCAAGGAGGCGCAGAAGAAGGCCGCCCAGGCCGACGACGAGGCAGGGAAGCTCCTCGATCAAGTCGACGGCTCGGGTGGCGACCGCAAGGGTGACTCGCAGGCTTGA
- the LOC135581105 gene encoding proteasome subunit alpha type-4-like, whose product MSRRYDSRTTIFSPEGRLYQVEYAMEAIGNAGAAIGILARDGVILVGEKKVTSKLLQTSRSTEKMYKIDDHLACAVAGIMSDANILINTARVQAQRYTFAYQEPMPIEQLVQSLCDTKQGYTQFGGLRPFGVSFLFAGWDKNYGFQLYMSDPSGNYSGWKAAAIGANHQAAQSMLKQDYKDDITREEAVQLALKVLSKTMDSTSLTSEKLELAEIFLEPSGDVKYEVCKPELLEKLLVKHGVTQATTEST is encoded by the coding sequence ATGTCTCGCCGCTACGATAGCCGGACAACAATTTTCTCTCCTGAAGGTCGCCTCTACCAAGTGGAGTATGCCATGGAGGCCATTGGCAATGCTGGGGCAGCCATCGGCATCCTAGCACGAGATGGTGTTATCCTTGTTGGTGAGAAGAAGGTCACCTCCAAACTCCTCCAGACATCTCGGTCAACTGAAAAGATGTACAAGATCGATGACCACCTCGCCTGCGCTGTTGCTGGCATCATGTCTGATGCAAACATCCTGATCAACACTGCCCGGGTCCAGGCCCAGCGCTACACCTTCGCCTACCAGGAACCTATGCCTATCGAGCAGCTGGTTCAATCGCTCTGTGACACTAAACAGGGCTACACCCAGTTCGGTGGTCTCCGTCCTTTTGGGGTCTCCTTCCTTTTTGCAGGATGGGACAAAAACTACGGATTCCAGCTGTACATGAGTGATCCTAGTGGTAATTACAGCGGTTGGAAGGCAGCGGCAATTGGTGCCAACCACCAGGCAGCACAATCGATGCTGAAGCAAGACTACAAGGATGATATCACAAGGGAGGAAGCAGTGCAACTGGCTCTAAAGGTGCTGAGCAAGACCATGGACAGCACAAGCCTTACATCCGAGAAGCTTGAACTGGCCGAGATTTTTCTTGAGCCTTCTGGGGATGTGAAGTATGAGGTCTGCAAGCCAGAGTTACTGGAGAAGTTGCTGGTGAAGCATGGGGTGACTCAAGCCACCACAGAGTCCACTTAA